The following coding sequences lie in one Zingiber officinale cultivar Zhangliang chromosome 2B, Zo_v1.1, whole genome shotgun sequence genomic window:
- the LOC122047525 gene encoding uncharacterized protein LOC122047525 isoform X1, with product MQNERSWMYNKNLPDRGGLTDEFITGLRQFLNFASSNVEFMDGNQIRCPCRKCHNGKFLPSNKVSEHLCRFGFTPNYYNWTCHGEPFISDEDCYGHNIQVSRDQSYYNQLNPYQRMIFDAAAPNLIPEPHGASSSCPPTVEQMFTTYASPLEEVQVPGVDEIVNNETYLKFQEVLSAADEPLWTGCDKHTKLSFTARLLNIKAESNLSEDNFNKVVQAIEEALPQDNILPNDFYSMKKLTKELGLPVERIDVCRDGCMLYWGDDADANVCRFCNQDRYKISRSQQRRKSYSQLFYLPLTPRLQRLYASKTTAQHMTWHANHRTEEGLMCHPSDAEAWKNFDRTYPEFAKETRNIRLGLCADGFAPFSKSGRQYSCWPVILTPYNLPPGMCMKTPYMFLTLVVPGPQNPKKLIDVYMQPLIAELKQLWDEGFPTYDVHTNQMFVMKAALLWTINDFPAYGMLSGWSTAGILGCPICMERSKSIRLKYGRKPSYFDCHRQFLPLNHNFRRNKDEFTRNRIERTPPPLRLTGQDIWYRVCHFPSVIEEPHGTTYEYGSTHKWTKRSIFWDLPYWYSNLIHHNLDVMHIEKNVFDNLINTVMDITGKTKDNLNARKDMRLICKRPTLDVDESSRGPKPKAIYTLNKEQRRVVCEWLKSLRFPDGYVSNLGRCVDMKEFKLIGLKSHDCHIFMERLIPIAFKELLPNFVWGTITELSISFMIFPQQF from the coding sequence ATgcagaatgaaagaagttggatgtataataaaaatttacctGACCGTGGGggtttaactgatgagtttatTACTGGGTTGAGAcagtttttaaattttgcatctagtAATGTTGAGTTTATGGATGGTAATCAGATACGATGTCCATGCAGAAAGTGTCATAATGGAAAATTTTTACCATCTAATAAAGTTTCAGagcatctttgtagatttggttttactccgaattactataattggacatgtcatggtgaaccattcatatctgatgaggattgTTATGGACACAACATACAAGTCTCTAGGGATCAAAgttattataatcaattaaatccatATCAAAGAATGATATTTGATGCAGCGGCTCCGAATTTAATTCCTGAACCACATGGTGCCAGTTCTAGCTGCCCTCCAACAGTTGAGCAAATGTTTACAACATATGCATCACCATTAGAAGAGGTACAAGTGCCAGGTGTTGATGAAATTGTGAATAATGAAACATATCTTAAATTTCAGGAAGTGTTAAGTGCTGCAGATGAACCTTTATGGACTGGTTGTGACAAGCATACTAAATTATCATTCACTGCAAGACTGTTGAATATCAAGGCAGAGTCTAATTTGTCGGAAGATAATTTCAATAAGGTTGTTCAAGCTATTGAAGAGGCATTGCCCCAAGATAATATACTGCCTaatgatttttacagtatgaaaaaacttACGAAAGAATTAGGTCTTCCGGTGGAAAGAATTGACGTTTGCAGAGACGGTTGTAtgctatattggggagatgatgcagatgCAAATGTTTGTagattctgtaatcaagataggtacaaGATCTCTaggagtcaacaacgacgtaaatcatacagtcagttattttatttgccattaactcctaggttacaaagactTTATGCATCAAAGACCACTGCtcaacacatgacttggcatgcaaatcATCGAACAGAGGAGGgattaatgtgtcatccatcagatgcagaggcatggaaaaattttgatagaacatatcctgAATTTGCGAAGGAGACTCGAAACATTCGGTTAGGTCTTTGTGCTGATGGTTTTGCTCCATTTAGTAAATCAGGAAGACAgtattcttgttggccagttatattaactccatataatcttccacctgggatgtgcatgaaaacaccgtatatgtttttaacattagtTGTGCCTGGCCcgcaaaatccaaagaagttaatagatgttTATATGCAACCACTGATTGCAGAGCtaaaacaactatgggatgaagggTTTCCTACATATGACGTCCATACTAATCAGATGTTTGTTatgaaggctgctcttctttggaccattaatgactttccagcttatggAATGCTATCTGGTTGGAGTACTGCGGGAATCTTAGGttgcccaatatgtatggagagatcaaagtcgatcAGATTGAAATATGGAAGAAAgccgagttattttgattgtcataggcaatttttaccattaaatcataatttcagaAGGAATAAAGATGAGTTCACTAggaatagaattgaaagaacacCTCCGCCATTAAGATTGAcaggtcaagatatttggtaTAGAGTGTGTCACTTTCCATCTGTTATTGAAGAACcacatggtacaacatatgaatatggaagCACTCATAAATGGACTAAGcggagtatattttgggatttacctTATTGGTATAGTAATTTAATTCATCATAATctggatgtaatgcatattgagaaaaatgtttttgataatctcataaatacagtgatggatattaccggaaaaacaaaagataatttgaatgcaagaaaagatatgcgactaATTTGTAAACGACCCACTCTTGATGTGGATGAAAgtagtaggggaccaaagccaaaggcaattTATACATTGAATAAAGAACAGAGACGTGTTgtttgtgaatggttgaaatcattGAGATTTCctgatgggtatgtctctaatcttgggagATGCGTCGATATGAAGGAATTCaaattgattggtttgaaaaGTCACGATTGTCATATATTTAtggaaagacttattccaattgcttttaaggaactcttaccaaatTTTGTATGGGGTACAATTACGGAGTTAAGCATTTCCTTCATGATATTTCCTCAACAGTTTTGA